From a region of the Theobroma cacao cultivar B97-61/B2 chromosome 8, Criollo_cocoa_genome_V2, whole genome shotgun sequence genome:
- the LOC18591627 gene encoding 24-methylenesterol C-methyltransferase 2, whose protein sequence is MDSLALFCTGALLACGLYWFVCVLGPAEQKGKRAVDLSGGSISAEKVQDNYKQYWSFFRRPKEIETAEKVPDFVDTFYNLVTDIYEWGWGQSFHFSPSLPGKSHRDATRHHEEMAVDLIDVKPGDRILDVGCGVGGPMRAIAAHSRAKVVGITINEYQVKRARLHNKKAGLDSLCEVVCGNFLEMPFQDNSFDGAYSIEATCHAPKLEEVYAEIFRVLKPGSLYVSYEWVTTDKYRADNPEHVDIIQGIERGDALPGLRSYLDIAETAKKVGFEVVKEKDLAKPPAQPWWTRLKMGRIAYWRNHILITVLAAIGIAPKGTVDVHEMLFKTADYLTRGGDSGIFSPMHMILLRKPEVSPSKS, encoded by the coding sequence atggATTCTCTTGCTCTCTTCTGTACTGGGGCTCTTCTAGCTTGCGGTCTCTACTGGTTTGTCTGCGTTTTAGGTCCAGCCGAGCAGAAGGGTAAGCGCGCCGTGGATCTCTCCGGCGGTTCCATCTCCGCCGAGAAAGTTCAAGACAACTACAAGCAGTATTGGTCTTTCTTCCGCCGCCCAAAGGAGATCGAGACCGCTGAAAAAGTCCCCGACTTCGTTGATACATTTTACAACCTAGTCACTGATATTTACGAATGGGGGTGGGGCCAGTCCTTCCACTTCTCTCCTTCTCTCCCAGGGAAATCCCACCGGGATGCAACGCGCCACCACGAAGAGATGGCTGTTGATCTCATCGACGTCAAACCCGGAGATCGAATCCTTGACGTCGGATGCGGTGTTGGTGGGCCCATGCGTGCCATCGCGGCTCACTCACGAGCCAAAGTCGTGGGCATCACGATCAACGAGTACCAAGTGAAACGTGCCCGGCTTCACAACAAGAAAGCCGGGTTGGATTCGCTTTGCGAAGTCGTTTGCGGTAACTTCCTGGAGATGCCATTTCAAGATAACAGCTTCGACGGCGCGTACTCGATTGAGGCAACATGCCACGCGCCGAAGCTGGAAGAGGTGTACGCCGAGATCTTCCGAGTGCTGAAACCCGGATCTCTATACGTGTCATACGAGTGGGTCACGACTGACAAGTACAGAGCTGATAACCCCGAGCACGTGGACATCATTCAAGGTATTGAAAGAGGTGATGCTTTGCCTGGTCTGAGGAGCTACCTGGACATTGCGGAGACCGCCAAAAAGGTAGGCTTCGAGGTCGTGAAAGAGAAGGATCTAGCCAAGCCGCCAGCACAACCCTGGTGGACAAGGCTTAAGATGGGGAGGATCGCTTACTGGAGGAACCACATTCTCATCACCGTGCTGGCAGCCATCGGAATAGCTCCTAAAGGAACCGTCGATGTTCACGAGATGCTGTTCAAAACCGCTGATTATTTGACCAGAGGTGGGGATTCTGGAATCTTTTCCCCGATGCACATGATTCTCCTCAGAAAACCCGAGGTGTCACCTTCAAAATCTTAG